In the genome of Bradyrhizobium arachidis, one region contains:
- a CDS encoding DUF3551 domain-containing protein encodes MRKVQVVLGAITLMWLAGGSPARADYDYVWCIQDSEYGYPGDCSYQTREQCLLSASGRKGFCGPNPAIATRPLPPPALRGRHVPPY; translated from the coding sequence ATGCGCAAGGTGCAGGTCGTGCTGGGCGCCATAACCCTGATGTGGCTCGCCGGCGGCAGCCCGGCGCGCGCAGACTACGACTACGTGTGGTGCATCCAGGATTCGGAATATGGCTATCCCGGCGATTGCTCCTATCAAACCCGCGAGCAATGTCTGCTGAGCGCATCCGGCCGCAAGGGTTTTTGCGGACCGAATCCTGCGATAGCCACGCGACCGCTGCCTCCACCGGCGCTGCGCGGTCGGCACGTTCCGCCATACTAG
- a CDS encoding VOC family protein, whose protein sequence is MTVKVEALDHLVINVADVAVTAEWYRKILGMEVKVFDPGGGKAPRTSLQFGNQKINVRPRDADKVEWFTADHQTAGSDDLCFLTSAAPDEVVAHLQAHGVAIEEGPGPRQGARGTLRSVYCRDPDGNLIEISSYED, encoded by the coding sequence ATGACGGTCAAGGTCGAAGCCCTCGATCATCTCGTGATCAACGTCGCCGACGTCGCGGTGACCGCCGAGTGGTACCGCAAGATTCTCGGCATGGAAGTCAAGGTGTTCGACCCCGGCGGCGGCAAAGCGCCGCGGACATCGTTGCAATTCGGTAACCAGAAGATCAACGTCCGGCCGCGCGATGCCGACAAGGTGGAGTGGTTCACCGCCGACCACCAGACCGCCGGCAGCGACGATCTGTGCTTCCTCACCTCCGCTGCGCCCGACGAGGTCGTGGCGCATTTGCAGGCACATGGCGTCGCCATCGAGGAAGGCCCGGGCCCGAGGCAAGGCGCGCGCGGCACGCTGCGCTCGGTCTATTGCCGCGATCCGGACGGGAACCTGATCGAGATCTCGTCGTACGAAGACTAG
- a CDS encoding S1C family serine protease, with the protein MWLKSFIVASCLQLSVIGVAQAAGPFGSVNVGNWIGGAFSNDETGAFSHCAATAPYANGVSLVVAQNAAGSWLLSFASPGFRFNKGDTAPVDVIFDGQEQARLFATANAPNMVTTILPLNVARTFQKASLMVVTTNGSKPLQFVLTSTAPMVAALANCVTRVKADGLSKAGDFTKGTAKPAVTADKQASPPASKSAKSKSGTGFVVSANGHIVTNNHVIDGCSDLKGNLTGEAAMALRVVSSDANNDLALLQAPSTATFKEFARIRDRSIRSGDSVVAIGFPYHGLLSSDFTVTTGIVSSLSGMRNDSRFLQISAPVQPGNSGGPLFDTTGQIVGVVTGKLDNLRIAVATGNIPENINFAIKTGALRDFLDNSVVPYQTAEPKGELKTTDIAGNARPYTMLISCNATEQADAKR; encoded by the coding sequence ATGTGGCTTAAGTCATTTATCGTCGCGTCTTGCTTGCAACTCAGTGTCATCGGCGTGGCGCAGGCGGCGGGGCCGTTCGGCTCCGTCAATGTGGGTAACTGGATCGGCGGCGCCTTCAGCAATGACGAGACCGGCGCCTTCTCCCATTGCGCGGCTACCGCGCCCTACGCCAATGGGGTGAGTCTCGTCGTCGCGCAGAATGCGGCCGGCTCCTGGCTTCTGAGCTTTGCCAGCCCCGGCTTTCGCTTCAACAAGGGCGATACCGCGCCCGTCGATGTCATCTTCGACGGCCAGGAGCAGGCCAGGTTGTTCGCGACCGCCAACGCCCCCAACATGGTGACGACCATCCTGCCCCTCAATGTCGCTCGCACCTTCCAGAAGGCAAGCCTGATGGTGGTGACGACCAACGGCAGCAAGCCGCTCCAGTTCGTGTTGACGTCGACAGCGCCCATGGTCGCAGCGCTGGCAAATTGCGTCACACGGGTGAAGGCAGACGGGCTCAGCAAGGCCGGGGATTTCACCAAGGGTACCGCGAAGCCAGCGGTCACGGCGGATAAGCAGGCATCACCGCCGGCCAGCAAGTCCGCCAAGTCCAAGAGCGGCACCGGCTTCGTGGTCAGCGCCAATGGGCACATCGTCACGAACAACCATGTGATCGACGGCTGCAGCGACCTCAAGGGCAATCTCACGGGCGAGGCCGCGATGGCGTTGCGCGTCGTATCGAGCGATGCAAACAACGATCTCGCCCTTTTGCAGGCGCCGTCAACAGCGACGTTCAAGGAGTTTGCCCGGATCCGCGACCGCTCGATCCGCTCCGGCGATTCCGTCGTCGCGATCGGCTTTCCCTATCACGGGCTGCTGAGCTCGGACTTCACCGTGACCACCGGTATCGTGAGCTCGCTCAGCGGCATGCGCAACGATTCGCGTTTCCTGCAGATCAGTGCGCCCGTGCAGCCCGGCAACAGCGGAGGCCCGCTGTTCGACACCACCGGGCAGATCGTGGGCGTGGTCACGGGAAAGCTCGACAATCTGCGGATCGCGGTCGCAACCGGCAACATTCCCGAGAACATCAACTTCGCCATCAAGACCGGCGCGTTGCGCGACTTCCTCGATAATTCCGTGGTGCCGTACCAGACCGCGGAGCCCAAGGGCGAGCTCAAGACCACCGACATCGCCGGCAACGCGCGGCCCTATACGATGCTGATCTCGTGCAACGCCACGGAACAGGCCGACGCGAAGCGGTGA
- a CDS encoding polysaccharide biosynthesis/export family protein yields the protein MPVARAFRWSILTACLAASAALPLGGCMQTAGPVAYVQPRPDLDAMAYGAPQPVVVANNGGGAIAALSNSFASAPAPMPVGYAAPMAAPVRYDASYHLDAGDKLRVVVYGQEGLTNSYAIDAGGSITMPLIGAVPARGRTTAGLAGEIGGRLRNGYIREPSVAVEIDTYRPFFILGEVSAPGQYPYVPNMTVESAVAIAGGFSPRAKRDMVTVTHTEAGGAMRAVVPLGTPLAPGDTVFVGERWF from the coding sequence GTGCCGGTTGCACGCGCGTTTCGATGGTCGATCCTGACAGCCTGCTTGGCAGCGTCCGCCGCGCTGCCCCTTGGCGGCTGCATGCAGACTGCCGGCCCTGTCGCATATGTTCAGCCGCGCCCCGATCTCGACGCCATGGCCTATGGCGCTCCGCAACCCGTCGTCGTTGCCAACAACGGCGGCGGCGCCATCGCCGCGCTCAGCAATTCCTTTGCCTCCGCGCCTGCGCCGATGCCCGTCGGCTATGCCGCGCCGATGGCCGCGCCCGTCCGCTACGACGCCTCCTATCATCTCGACGCCGGCGACAAGCTGCGCGTCGTGGTCTACGGCCAGGAAGGTCTCACCAACAGCTACGCCATCGATGCCGGCGGCTCCATCACCATGCCTCTGATCGGCGCCGTGCCGGCGCGTGGCCGCACAACCGCGGGCCTTGCCGGCGAGATCGGCGGGCGCCTGCGCAACGGCTACATCCGCGAGCCCTCGGTCGCCGTCGAGATCGACACCTATCGCCCGTTCTTCATCCTCGGCGAAGTCTCAGCGCCCGGCCAATATCCGTATGTGCCGAACATGACGGTCGAAAGCGCCGTTGCCATCGCCGGCGGCTTCTCGCCGCGCGCCAAGCGCGACATGGTCACCGTCACGCACACCGAAGCCGGTGGCGCCATGCGCGCCGTCGTCCCGCTCGGCACGCCGCTCGCGCCGGGCGACACCGTGTTCGTCGGCGAGCGCTGGTTCTAA
- a CDS encoding Bug family tripartite tricarboxylate transporter substrate binding protein codes for MITRRTALGLLAATPLAASPLSKAFAADYPSRPVKWVVGYPPGGATDILARLIGQRLSEKLGQQFVIENKPGAGNNIGTESVVNAEPDGYTLQLVNPANFINASLYANLKFNFVRDIAPVASFQRVPNVMTVNKDVPAKNVAEFIEYVKANPGKVNMASSGNGTSVHLSGEMFMAMTGCKMQHVPYRGAAPAITDMLGGQVQVIFDNMPSIIQHIRSGSLRAIGVTTAERSPQLPDVQAIAETVKDYEASALFGMGAPKNTPKEIIAKLNSEINTLMKEPDMTKRLVELGGEPRVQTPEAFGEEIKAETEKWKKVVEFAGLKVE; via the coding sequence ATGATCACTCGCCGTACCGCGCTGGGCCTGCTTGCCGCCACGCCTCTTGCAGCCAGCCCGCTGTCGAAGGCCTTTGCCGCGGATTATCCGTCCCGGCCCGTGAAATGGGTCGTCGGCTATCCGCCGGGCGGGGCCACCGACATCCTGGCGCGGCTGATCGGCCAGCGTCTGTCGGAAAAGCTCGGCCAGCAATTCGTGATCGAGAACAAGCCGGGCGCCGGCAACAACATCGGCACCGAATCGGTCGTCAACGCCGAGCCCGACGGTTACACGCTGCAGCTGGTCAATCCGGCCAACTTCATCAACGCCTCGCTCTACGCCAATCTGAAGTTCAACTTCGTGCGCGACATCGCGCCCGTCGCCTCGTTCCAGCGCGTGCCGAACGTGATGACCGTCAACAAGGACGTGCCCGCCAAGAACGTCGCCGAGTTCATCGAATATGTGAAGGCCAATCCCGGCAAGGTGAACATGGCCTCGTCCGGCAACGGCACCTCGGTGCATCTGTCCGGCGAGATGTTCATGGCGATGACCGGCTGCAAGATGCAGCACGTGCCGTATCGTGGCGCGGCGCCCGCGATCACCGACATGCTCGGCGGCCAGGTGCAGGTGATCTTCGACAACATGCCCTCGATCATCCAGCACATCCGCTCCGGTTCGCTGCGTGCGATCGGCGTCACCACGGCAGAGCGCTCGCCGCAGCTGCCCGACGTGCAGGCGATCGCCGAGACCGTGAAGGACTACGAGGCCAGCGCGCTGTTCGGCATGGGCGCGCCGAAGAACACGCCGAAGGAGATCATCGCCAAGCTCAACAGCGAGATCAACACGCTGATGAAGGAGCCTGACATGACCAAGCGCCTGGTCGAGCTCGGCGGCGAGCCGCGGGTCCAGACGCCGGAGGCGTTCGGCGAGGAGATCAAGGCCGAGACCGAGAAGTGGAAGAAGGTCGTCGAGTTCGCCGGCCTCAAGGTCGAGTAG
- a CDS encoding alpha/beta fold hydrolase produces the protein MPKIDRDGVGIYYEVHGNGPPLLLTHGYSSTSAMWYGQVDALAKNHKLILWDMRGHGQSDYPDDPNAYSEALTVGDIAAILDAVGTERAIIGGLSLGGHMSLAFYRAHPQRARALLIIDTGPGFRKDDAREAWNARALATADKLDQEGLAMLKSATRERATASHRDAKGLALAARGMLTQRDARVIELLPDIKVPSLIVVGADDTPFLAASDYMAAKIPGAQKVVIPAAGHAVNIDQPKAFVDAVMPFLKNLPA, from the coding sequence ATGCCGAAGATCGATCGGGACGGCGTCGGGATCTATTACGAGGTTCACGGCAACGGCCCGCCGCTGCTGCTGACTCACGGCTACTCCTCGACCTCGGCGATGTGGTATGGGCAAGTCGATGCGCTCGCGAAAAACCACAAGCTGATCCTGTGGGACATGCGCGGCCACGGCCAATCCGATTATCCCGATGACCCCAACGCCTATAGCGAAGCGCTGACCGTCGGCGACATCGCGGCGATCCTCGATGCCGTCGGCACAGAGCGCGCCATCATCGGCGGCCTCTCGCTCGGCGGCCACATGTCGCTCGCGTTCTATCGCGCTCATCCGCAGCGCGCGCGGGCGCTGCTGATCATCGACACCGGCCCCGGCTTTAGGAAGGACGACGCGCGCGAGGCCTGGAATGCGCGGGCGCTCGCTACCGCGGACAAGCTCGATCAGGAAGGGCTCGCGATGCTAAAATCGGCGACGCGCGAGCGCGCTACCGCGAGCCATCGCGATGCCAAGGGCCTGGCGCTTGCGGCGCGGGGCATGCTGACCCAGCGCGATGCGCGCGTGATCGAGCTGTTGCCCGACATCAAGGTACCCTCGCTGATCGTGGTCGGCGCCGACGACACGCCGTTCCTGGCGGCGTCGGACTACATGGCGGCAAAAATCCCTGGCGCACAAAAGGTCGTGATCCCCGCGGCCGGACACGCCGTCAACATCGATCAGCCCAAGGCTTTTGTTGACGCGGTGATGCCTTTCCTGAAGAACTTGCCGGCATAG
- a CDS encoding DUF3551 domain-containing protein: MRKTQLALLTLGATVLAGFVTVTPAAARDYPWCAQGGEYDYPGECAYSTYEQCLASVSGRLLYCDRNPRFAYGQQPRPQRRARPVAPY, encoded by the coding sequence ATGCGCAAGACGCAATTGGCGCTGCTGACGCTGGGCGCGACCGTTCTTGCCGGCTTCGTCACCGTGACGCCGGCCGCTGCTCGCGACTATCCCTGGTGCGCGCAGGGCGGCGAGTATGATTATCCCGGCGAATGCGCCTACAGCACCTATGAGCAATGCCTGGCCAGTGTGTCGGGCCGGCTGCTGTATTGCGACCGCAACCCTCGCTTCGCCTACGGCCAGCAACCGCGGCCGCAGCGGCGCGCGCGGCCTGTGGCGCCGTACTGA
- a CDS encoding HD-GYP domain-containing protein, which yields MTASAKPAAKRRLLLASDRSDESTELASILKAVGEVSTVTTESIPEQPSRDLSGLVVDINLRSPESVQRVRNKLRGDAYRSMPRLFVLADALHHGTMQAWALGATDTISRPLQPEAILQRIRAAFPDTAVYDATDRGKTLNRGVEAAHAVLAKMFEKLPLGVPLTFDDVIAAESKILKAIKHSSLREWLTTVGCHHVGSYRHCLFVTGFAVAFAQHLGMREDDQRRLTRAALLHDVGKAFVPSNLLDKPGKLTDEEMAEVRQHPRRGYDALAAQGGFPPEMLDVILHHHEFLDGSGYPNGLSSNQISDIVRLTTIVDIYAALVEKRAYRMPFTHSRAFAMMEGMGGKLDQQLLQAFRPVALGAF from the coding sequence ATGACCGCCTCAGCCAAACCTGCAGCCAAACGCCGGCTTCTGCTCGCCTCCGACCGGAGCGACGAGAGCACCGAGCTCGCCAGCATTTTGAAGGCGGTCGGCGAGGTCTCGACGGTGACGACGGAGAGCATTCCCGAGCAGCCCTCGCGTGATCTCTCCGGTCTCGTCGTCGACATCAACCTGCGCTCGCCCGAGAGCGTGCAGCGGGTGCGCAACAAGCTGCGCGGCGATGCCTACCGTTCGATGCCGCGCCTGTTCGTGCTCGCCGATGCCCTGCATCACGGCACCATGCAAGCCTGGGCGCTTGGCGCGACCGACACGATCTCGCGTCCGCTGCAGCCGGAAGCCATCCTCCAGCGCATCCGCGCCGCTTTCCCCGACACCGCCGTCTATGACGCGACCGATCGCGGCAAGACGCTCAACCGCGGCGTCGAGGCGGCGCATGCGGTGCTCGCAAAGATGTTCGAGAAGCTACCGCTCGGCGTGCCCCTGACCTTCGACGACGTCATCGCCGCCGAGAGCAAGATCCTGAAGGCGATCAAGCACTCGTCGCTGCGCGAATGGCTCACCACCGTCGGCTGCCACCATGTCGGCAGCTATCGCCACTGCCTGTTCGTCACCGGCTTTGCGGTTGCCTTCGCGCAGCATCTCGGCATGCGCGAGGACGACCAGCGCCGCCTGACCCGCGCCGCGCTGCTGCACGACGTCGGCAAGGCCTTCGTGCCCTCCAACCTGCTCGACAAGCCCGGCAAGCTCACCGACGAGGAGATGGCCGAGGTCCGCCAGCATCCGCGCCGCGGCTATGACGCGCTCGCAGCCCAAGGCGGCTTCCCGCCGGAGATGCTCGACGTGATCCTGCATCACCACGAATTCCTCGACGGCAGCGGCTATCCCAACGGCCTGTCGTCGAACCAGATCAGCGACATCGTGCGTCTCACGACCATCGTCGACATCTACGCCGCTCTCGTGGAGAAGCGCGCCTACCGCATGCCGTTCACCCACTCGCGCGCGTTTGCGATGATGGAAGGCATGGGCGGCAAGCTCGACCAGCAGCTGCTGCAGGCGTTCCGCCCGGTGGCGCTGGGGGCGTTCTAG
- a CDS encoding ArsR/SmtB family transcription factor, producing MVKYQDDALDRTFAALSDPTRRALLARLGEQDGLSVSELAAPFPVSLPAIMKHLDVLTDAGLIVREKTGRTVSCRLTAQPMEQAMNWLNRYAQFWSEKFDRLAAFVEEDTWPMQPSTPIPAQPLPQPNVQASRSRAGSARGRKKSTPPGRKPRS from the coding sequence ATGGTTAAGTATCAGGACGACGCACTGGACCGGACCTTTGCTGCGCTGTCCGACCCGACGCGGCGCGCATTGCTGGCGCGCCTCGGCGAGCAGGACGGCCTGTCGGTGAGCGAGCTCGCCGCACCGTTTCCGGTCTCGCTGCCGGCGATCATGAAGCATCTCGACGTGCTCACGGATGCGGGCCTGATCGTGCGGGAGAAGACCGGGCGCACGGTGTCCTGCCGGCTCACGGCGCAGCCGATGGAGCAGGCGATGAACTGGCTCAATCGCTACGCACAGTTCTGGTCCGAGAAGTTCGACCGCCTTGCCGCTTTCGTGGAGGAAGACACATGGCCAATGCAGCCATCGACACCAATTCCCGCACAGCCACTCCCCCAACCGAACGTCCAAGCCTCACGCTCACGCGCCGGCTCCGCGCGCGGCCGGAAAAAGTCTACGCCGCCTGGACGCAAGCCGCGCAGCTAG
- a CDS encoding dienelactone hydrolase family protein, with protein sequence MGQDIKLTASDNFLLGAYRADPAGRAKGAVVVIQEIFGVNHHIRSVCDRLAKEGYVAIAPSIFDRTSPGFQSGYTPDEIAEARKFVANPDWEAMLRDTQAAIDAVKSVGPVGIIGFCLGGSIAFVAATRLSGLKAAIGYYGGVVVRFADEKPKVPTQLHFGEKDAGIPLTDVETVKAKRPDVEVFIYPGAQHGFHCDERPSYDKASSEIAWPRSMDFFAKHLTK encoded by the coding sequence GTGGGACAGGACATCAAACTGACGGCTTCCGACAATTTCCTGCTTGGTGCCTATCGCGCTGATCCCGCAGGCAGGGCGAAGGGCGCGGTGGTGGTGATCCAGGAGATCTTCGGCGTCAACCACCACATCCGCTCGGTCTGCGACCGGCTCGCCAAGGAGGGTTACGTCGCGATCGCGCCGTCGATCTTCGACCGGACTTCGCCGGGCTTCCAGTCCGGCTATACGCCCGACGAGATCGCCGAAGCGCGCAAGTTCGTCGCAAATCCCGATTGGGAGGCAATGCTGCGCGACACGCAGGCCGCGATCGACGCGGTGAAAAGCGTCGGCCCGGTCGGCATCATCGGCTTTTGTCTGGGCGGCAGCATCGCCTTTGTCGCGGCAACGCGATTGTCCGGCCTCAAGGCCGCCATCGGCTATTACGGCGGCGTCGTCGTGCGCTTTGCCGACGAGAAGCCGAAGGTGCCGACGCAGCTGCATTTCGGCGAGAAGGACGCCGGCATTCCCCTGACCGATGTCGAGACCGTCAAGGCGAAGCGGCCGGATGTGGAAGTCTTCATCTATCCCGGCGCCCAGCACGGCTTCCATTGCGACGAGCGGCCGAGCTACGACAAGGCGAGCTCGGAGATCGCCTGGCCGCGCAGCATGGACTTTTTCGCGAAGCATTTGACAAAGTAG
- a CDS encoding DUF899 domain-containing protein: protein MQPHQIVSREQWIAARKAHLAHEKELSQGRLAEERRALPWVRVDKDYVFEGPTGSVTLGDLFKGRPQLVVQHVMFAPDWDVACKSCSFWADGFDRMAPHLAARDTAMAAISLAPVAKLEAFKRRMGWTFDWVSSGGNDFNRDYEVSFTREEIDKGVQKYNFGTTPFYGPELPGISVFFRNEAGEIFHTYSCFARGLDMMNAAYQYLDLTPLGRHEDGLPYPMDWVRLRDQYEPQAAKGACCHG from the coding sequence ATGCAGCCCCATCAGATCGTCTCGCGCGAGCAATGGATCGCAGCGCGCAAGGCTCATCTCGCGCATGAGAAGGAGCTCAGCCAGGGACGCCTCGCCGAAGAGCGCCGTGCATTGCCCTGGGTCCGGGTCGACAAGGACTATGTGTTCGAGGGACCGACCGGCAGCGTGACGCTCGGCGATCTCTTCAAGGGCCGTCCGCAACTCGTGGTCCAGCACGTGATGTTCGCGCCCGACTGGGACGTCGCCTGCAAGAGCTGCTCGTTCTGGGCCGACGGGTTCGATCGTATGGCGCCGCACCTTGCCGCGCGCGACACCGCAATGGCGGCGATCTCGCTGGCGCCGGTCGCAAAGCTCGAAGCCTTCAAGAGGAGGATGGGCTGGACGTTCGATTGGGTCTCGTCAGGCGGCAACGACTTCAACCGCGATTACGAGGTTTCGTTCACGCGCGAAGAGATCGACAAGGGTGTCCAGAAGTACAATTTCGGCACCACGCCGTTCTACGGCCCCGAACTGCCCGGCATCAGCGTGTTCTTCCGTAACGAGGCCGGCGAGATCTTTCACACCTATTCCTGCTTCGCCCGCGGCCTCGACATGATGAACGCCGCCTATCAGTACCTCGACCTCACCCCGCTTGGCCGGCACGAGGACGGCCTGCCTTATCCAATGGACTGGGTCCGCCTCCGCGACCAGTACGAGCCGCAGGCGGCGAAGGGGGCGTGTTGTCACGGGTGA